One Benincasa hispida cultivar B227 chromosome 5, ASM972705v1, whole genome shotgun sequence genomic window carries:
- the LOC120077487 gene encoding protein SYM1, which translates to MDVLGGGNGGLWGWNFLLPDSKTSRNKRRRFDPKCSNSLQATGGSGFRLPLKQYLTAGCLTLSGDTIAQFISRWREGIALNSTSLSDSDSAHKMNIFSEHDWIRSLRMASYGFLLYGPGSFAWYGYLDHVLPKKSVENLILKVILNQIVLGPAVIGVVFAWNSLWLGKISQLPDMYRKDALPTLSYGVRFWIPVSILNFWVVPLQGRVAFMSVASIFWNFYLSSTMSK; encoded by the exons ATGGACGTATTGGGCGGAGGCAATGGCGGCCTCTGGGGCTGGAACTTCCTCCTCCCGGATTCCAAAACTTCTCGAAACAAGAGGAGAAGATTCGACCCCAAATGCTCTAATTCCTTGCAGGCAACTGGTGGATCTGGTTTCCGTTTACCTCTAAAGCAGTACTTGACGGCCGGCTGTCTCACTCTCTCCGGCGATACCATTGCTCAGTTCATTAGCCGATGGCGTGAAGGAATCGCTTTGAATTCCACTTCTCTTTCTGATTCTGATTCTGCCCACAAG ATGAACATATTTTCAGAACATGATTGGATTCGGTCTTTGCGAATGGCTTCTTATGGATTTCTACTTTATGGTCCGGGATCTTTTGCATGGTACGGCTATCTTGATCACGTTTTGCCTAAGAAATCGGTGGAGAACCTTATTCTTAAG GTTATCTTGAACCAAATTGTTCTTGGTCCAGCCGTTATTGGTGTTGTATTTGCATGGAACAGTCTCTGGCTAGGAAAAATCTCCCAGCTTCCTGATATGTATCGGAAGGATGCTCTTCCTACATTGTCATATG GGGTTAGGTTCTGGATTCCTGTCAGCATATTGAATTTTTG GGTTGTGCCTCTCCAAGGCCGGGTGGCATTCATGTCCGTGGCCTCTATATTTTGGAACTTCTATTTGTCTTCAACCATGAGTAAGTGA
- the LOC120078189 gene encoding uncharacterized protein LOC120078189, whose translation MIEKIVEDECEMFVRCCGHVDRVLVVTVIDQSRASEHEDVSVYDSDFLQQLTQDLGYVTYGHPGEICMGESDLTSSLNKSPNPTIPFYGQRIVEKTLVVVHS comes from the exons ATGATCGAgaagatcgttgaggacgaatGCGAaatgttcgtgcggtgttgcggtcatgtagatcgGGTGCTCGTGGTTACTGTGATCGATCAGAGTCGCGCATCAGAACATGAAGACGTTTCTGTATAT gattccgatttccttcaacaactcactcaagatttaggttatgtcacctatggtcatcctggtgaaat ctgcatgggtgagagtgacttaACATCGTCGCTCAATAAGTCACCAAAtcccaccatcccgttctaTGGCCAGAGAATAGTCGAGAAGACCCTCGTGGTGGTTCACAGTTGA